Proteins co-encoded in one Acidobacteriota bacterium genomic window:
- a CDS encoding efflux RND transporter periplasmic adaptor subunit translates to MTAGNEEHQSGKTLSGSEETVHANPAQTHTGVVTPGSGKGKVLLILFAIALLFAIAYGLRIRSVAEKKLERATEESAIMSVRVVRPTVGSASQDLVLPGNVQAFTETPIYSRTNGYLKKWYFDIGSHVRRGQLLAEIETPEVDQQLQQSRAELERIQANMELAGVTSSRWQSLLAKHAVSQQEADQARSNYIAAQAAVDASKANVRRLEQLQSYERIVAPFDGIITARNTDIGDLIQAGSGSNSPRELFHLAAVGKLRVYVAVPEVYADSIRDGDNAYVTQDSSPELKISGKIVRNANAIDHATRTLNVEVDIDNSKNLLRPGAYVFVHFGLPAEMDTVTVPSNTLLFRSEGLRVGVVRNNHVDLVPVTIGHDYGNTLEVVSGLTPSDKIVLDPSDSLTSGMEVRSEDVAAKGKP, encoded by the coding sequence ATGACCGCTGGCAACGAAGAGCATCAATCCGGGAAAACCTTGAGCGGGAGCGAAGAGACTGTTCACGCCAATCCGGCCCAGACTCATACCGGGGTTGTGACGCCGGGTTCTGGCAAAGGTAAGGTTCTGCTTATTCTGTTCGCAATTGCTTTGCTGTTTGCCATTGCTTATGGACTGCGTATTCGATCGGTTGCCGAGAAGAAGCTGGAGCGTGCAACGGAAGAATCGGCCATTATGAGCGTTCGCGTAGTTCGCCCAACTGTCGGCTCTGCATCGCAGGACCTGGTTCTGCCTGGAAATGTGCAGGCATTTACCGAAACGCCGATCTATTCGCGTACGAACGGATACCTGAAGAAGTGGTATTTCGACATAGGCTCTCATGTTCGCAGGGGGCAGTTGCTCGCAGAGATTGAGACTCCTGAAGTCGACCAGCAGCTTCAGCAATCCCGTGCTGAACTCGAGAGGATACAGGCCAACATGGAGCTGGCCGGAGTTACCAGTAGCCGTTGGCAAAGTCTGCTCGCTAAACACGCGGTCTCTCAACAGGAAGCAGACCAGGCTCGCAGTAACTATATTGCAGCGCAGGCGGCAGTCGATGCGAGCAAGGCCAATGTCCGAAGGCTGGAGCAACTTCAGAGCTATGAGAGGATCGTTGCTCCTTTCGACGGAATCATAACGGCGCGCAATACCGATATAGGAGATCTGATTCAGGCAGGTTCCGGCTCCAATAGCCCGCGAGAACTGTTTCATCTCGCCGCTGTCGGAAAACTGAGAGTCTATGTTGCGGTGCCCGAGGTTTATGCAGATTCGATTCGTGATGGCGACAATGCGTACGTGACGCAGGATTCTAGTCCTGAATTGAAGATTTCAGGAAAGATCGTGCGAAATGCCAACGCGATCGATCATGCTACGCGCACACTCAATGTCGAAGTCGACATCGACAATTCCAAGAATCTTCTGCGCCCGGGGGCGTATGTCTTCGTTCACTTTGGATTACCTGCGGAAATGGATACGGTAACAGTTCCATCAAACACACTACTCTTCCGCTCAGAAGGTTTACGAGTGGGAGTTGTCCGTAACAACCATGTTGACCTGGTTCCAGTGACGATCGGCCATGACTACGGAAATACTCTTGAGGTCGTCTCCGGATTAACTCCCTCGGACAAAATCGTTCTTGATCCGTCTGACTCACTGACAAGTGGAATGGAAGTCAGATCGGAAGATGTGGCAGCGAAAGGGAAGCCATGA